One Fibrobacterota bacterium genomic region harbors:
- a CDS encoding low temperature requirement protein A translates to MSGSNRNLWWGPPRNFDDRLHERKIGWLELFYDLSFVAAISQLTQQLSTHPSWPVAGFCFLLFSLIFWAWTNGSQYYDLHGSDGIRTRVLTFLQMLAIAAVAIAIPAAFAGRTGGLACAFAFSQAIVTYLWWSVGFFDPSHRVFSKFFTIGYLIGLALLIASAFCHARLATGLWIAAVLVDISPPLMGWPTIVGVLRERGQVFSASAALVERFGLFTIIVLTESIVGTVAGVSEAKHRSPAAWAAAALALFLSFLLWSLYFDMTSEQETKPGYHNMQALIFLHFPLLAALSFVGACVKVLIGHMGGSLPGDVPWLFCLSLAVIPLAILGLTRIMSENEEDRSYIRPTSRVLALCAIALIGTAPFGRALGPLALLAVASAILLVPVVIGIQAWVHYRFSLPGADPRETDREPSAVPAERETQG, encoded by the coding sequence ATGTCCGGAAGTAATAGAAACCTCTGGTGGGGTCCCCCGCGCAATTTCGACGATCGCCTGCACGAGCGGAAGATCGGCTGGCTCGAGCTGTTTTACGATCTCTCCTTCGTGGCCGCCATTTCCCAATTGACCCAACAACTTTCGACCCATCCCTCCTGGCCGGTGGCGGGTTTTTGCTTCCTGCTTTTCTCCCTCATCTTCTGGGCGTGGACCAACGGCAGCCAATACTATGATCTGCACGGCAGCGACGGCATCCGCACGCGCGTGCTGACCTTCCTGCAGATGCTCGCCATCGCCGCGGTCGCCATCGCCATTCCCGCCGCCTTCGCCGGCCGCACCGGCGGTCTCGCCTGCGCTTTCGCCTTTTCGCAAGCCATCGTCACCTACTTGTGGTGGAGCGTGGGCTTCTTCGATCCTTCCCATCGCGTCTTCAGCAAGTTCTTCACCATCGGGTATCTGATAGGATTGGCGCTGTTGATCGCTTCGGCCTTTTGCCACGCGCGCCTGGCGACCGGGCTTTGGATCGCCGCGGTCCTGGTGGATATCTCGCCTCCATTGATGGGGTGGCCCACCATCGTGGGCGTGTTGCGCGAGCGGGGGCAGGTATTCTCCGCTTCCGCCGCGCTCGTGGAACGTTTCGGGCTCTTCACCATCATCGTGCTCACGGAGAGCATCGTCGGCACGGTCGCGGGGGTAAGCGAAGCCAAGCACCGCAGCCCGGCTGCCTGGGCCGCCGCGGCCTTGGCCCTCTTCCTCTCCTTCTTGCTCTGGTCGCTGTATTTCGACATGACCAGCGAGCAGGAGACCAAGCCCGGCTACCATAACATGCAGGCCCTCATCTTCCTGCACTTTCCGCTCCTGGCCGCCTTGAGCTTCGTGGGCGCTTGCGTGAAGGTGTTGATCGGGCATATGGGCGGCAGCCTGCCGGGCGACGTCCCCTGGCTGTTCTGCCTATCGCTGGCGGTGATCCCCCTGGCCATCCTCGGCCTCACCCGCATCATGTCCGAGAATGAAGAGGATCGTTCCTACATCCGTCCCACCTCTCGGGTGCTGGCGCTTTGCGCCATCGCCTTGATCGGAACGGCGCCCTTCGGGCGGGCGCTGGGGCCCCTCGCGCTCTTGGCGGTCGCTTCGGCCATCCTGTTGGTGCCCGTGGTCATCGGCATCCAGGCCTGGGTGCATTACCGCTTCTCCCTTCCGGGAGCCGATCCGCGGGAAACGGATCGCGAGCCGTCAGCGGTCCCCGCCGAACGCGAAACGCAAGGTTAA
- a CDS encoding uracil-DNA glycosylase family protein — MKSLLQEIRGCAICAGHLPGLPRPILSAHARSRILIIGQAPGAKVDATGVPWSDQSGKELRRWLAVEEDAFYDVGNFALVPMGFCFPGTGKSGDLPPRPECAPQWHARLLKAMKSVRLVLLIGLYAQRYYLGQAGGKSVTENVRNFRLFLPGYLPLVHPSPRNKIWHKRNPWFETEVLPELRERVRGALKNP, encoded by the coding sequence TTGAAATCGCTGCTGCAGGAAATCAGGGGCTGCGCCATTTGCGCGGGCCATCTGCCCGGCCTCCCCAGGCCCATCCTTTCCGCCCATGCCCGGAGCCGCATCTTGATCATCGGCCAGGCCCCCGGCGCCAAGGTTGACGCCACCGGCGTTCCCTGGAGCGATCAAAGCGGCAAAGAACTCCGCCGCTGGCTCGCGGTCGAGGAAGACGCGTTCTACGACGTCGGGAACTTCGCCCTGGTCCCGATGGGATTTTGCTTCCCGGGAACCGGGAAGTCGGGCGATTTGCCGCCCCGCCCCGAGTGCGCGCCGCAGTGGCACGCGCGTCTGCTTAAGGCCATGAAGTCGGTACGGCTGGTTCTGCTCATCGGTTTGTACGCGCAGCGTTATTACCTGGGCCAGGCGGGCGGGAAGTCGGTGACGGAAAACGTGAGGAACTTCCGCCTTTTCCTACCCGGCTATTTGCCGCTGGTCCACCCGTCCCCCCGGAACAAGATCTGGCACAAGCGGAATCCCTGGTTTGAGACCGAAGTGCTGCCGGAGCTTAGAGAGCGGGTTCGCGGGGCGCTGAAGAACCCTTAG
- a CDS encoding response regulator, which translates to MPKGAGPSVLVAENNPVERAMMCSILESLGIFPDSAAHGREALDACRMRAYDLVFLECRMPVMDGIAAVAEIRAGEAGKEKRAYIVGMAEKAGEDWAGPGLPQGMDVLITKPLNLEVVRDSLHKAMGNRPNFRSA; encoded by the coding sequence ATGCCAAAAGGAGCGGGCCCGTCGGTGCTGGTGGCCGAGAACAATCCGGTGGAACGCGCCATGATGTGTTCCATCCTCGAATCCCTCGGCATATTCCCGGATTCGGCGGCGCATGGCCGCGAAGCCTTGGATGCATGCCGGATGCGCGCCTATGATCTCGTTTTCCTGGAGTGCCGCATGCCCGTGATGGACGGCATCGCGGCCGTGGCCGAAATCCGCGCGGGGGAAGCCGGGAAGGAAAAGCGGGCTTACATCGTGGGTATGGCCGAAAAGGCAGGGGAAGATTGGGCCGGGCCCGGTCTTCCGCAAGGCATGGACGTATTGATCACCAAACCATTGAACCTCGAAGTAGTCCGTGATTCCCTCCATAAAGCCATGGGAAACCGACCGAACTTCCGATCCGCTTAA
- a CDS encoding tetratricopeptide repeat protein, which produces MRVDSRIYGPLLGACLSALAILPAHAETLRGHILERASLAAAPAGKGVASARLVLYGSDGKKRAAKAAGRNGSYAFPGLQPGAYTLAVSRSGYLPKLLVRSIVIGEGDTLSRDFVLDRIPMRGGVPVQGTAASRPKAKARAKTPAPAYYPMLAEGMLASLGSPACYRDSAVRDASFGRFFDAEDTTLAYRSLWASLLWADVERQQRPTAARVYLAHAYDSVLRAAGLPAPASLKPWLKADADSTEAEALLAYRMLAKPSKRDEVSELAKRSLPKSIALAILEETFSTPAPKPKKKAFLAKVKELIGPEAARRIALSIDPPRKPRTKTPPPPPPAWDGEALWKVLMEAAEGRAPNPVALYHLAIRKAEAGKAHEALGDLEQVAALRPDDARVTAARAGASLAAGDTSGATRWYDSLSRVESPEWQARGFRATARMAWRSGRGEDAEKALWRALGLEGGSAEGRGDLMLLARLSLARGTWKPVEALLDSLLKVRPREAEAHYWLGEMALKREQDGVALEHFQQASRLAPKRVEFAEAVGAAYFAREECDAAMKALQPVRARLGVDGLAIVGNCLLAQGRAGAAVTELGKLYAGKPSAANLAAYARALTASKRADRAVSAVDGSPYAGDFGVRKAWAEAYLALDQPDKAKGLLDPPPSGQETDAEAHYLLGRAEYAARDYAAAGKRLTSALQYRADYPEAKYLQGLCLLKQGRSGEAHFYFKELMDSEKPSWRAKGLLGQGQAFAREEKPEAAEENLRRSFQAAPGAEAAAHLALVLLKLDKNQEAEEWAAKARKLDPSEPLGLMAAVDGLIAGHREAEAVALAQAGLDAHPASCDFMVVAAKAHLRAGHDDLAGDLSRKATARCPEESAPYFFLGTLSARAGTVPEARRLFAEYIRTGGDAKRVPAAYR; this is translated from the coding sequence ATGCGCGTCGATTCCCGTATCTATGGCCCGCTCCTGGGCGCCTGCCTGAGCGCGCTCGCGATTCTGCCGGCGCATGCCGAGACATTGCGCGGCCATATCCTAGAGCGCGCTTCCTTGGCCGCCGCCCCGGCCGGCAAAGGCGTGGCCTCCGCCCGCCTGGTCCTGTACGGATCGGACGGGAAGAAACGCGCGGCCAAAGCCGCGGGCCGGAACGGCTCCTATGCCTTCCCGGGCCTGCAACCCGGAGCCTATACGCTCGCGGTCTCTCGCTCCGGTTACCTGCCCAAGCTGCTGGTCCGTTCCATCGTAATCGGCGAAGGCGATACGCTCTCGCGGGACTTCGTTTTGGATCGCATCCCGATGCGGGGCGGCGTACCGGTACAGGGAACGGCCGCCTCGCGCCCCAAAGCCAAAGCCCGGGCCAAAACCCCGGCTCCCGCCTACTACCCTATGTTGGCCGAAGGCATGCTGGCTTCCCTGGGGTCACCCGCGTGTTACCGTGATTCCGCCGTCCGGGATGCCAGCTTCGGACGCTTCTTTGACGCCGAAGATACCACCCTCGCCTACCGTTCGCTGTGGGCGTCCTTGCTTTGGGCCGACGTGGAGCGGCAGCAGCGCCCGACCGCCGCGCGCGTTTACCTGGCCCATGCTTATGATTCGGTCCTGCGCGCCGCGGGCTTGCCGGCGCCGGCCTCGCTGAAGCCCTGGCTCAAAGCCGATGCGGATTCCACGGAAGCCGAAGCCCTCTTGGCCTATCGCATGCTCGCCAAACCTTCCAAGCGGGATGAGGTTTCCGAGTTGGCCAAGCGTTCCCTGCCCAAGTCCATCGCGCTCGCGATACTGGAGGAAACGTTCTCGACCCCCGCGCCCAAGCCCAAGAAGAAGGCCTTTCTCGCCAAGGTCAAGGAACTGATCGGGCCGGAGGCCGCCCGCCGCATCGCTTTGTCCATCGATCCGCCCCGCAAGCCCAGGACCAAGACGCCGCCGCCCCCGCCGCCCGCATGGGATGGCGAGGCCCTGTGGAAGGTTTTGATGGAAGCGGCCGAGGGGCGCGCGCCCAATCCCGTGGCGCTCTACCACTTGGCCATCCGGAAAGCCGAAGCCGGCAAGGCGCACGAAGCGTTGGGCGATCTGGAACAGGTGGCCGCCCTGCGGCCGGATGACGCGCGCGTAACGGCCGCGCGCGCCGGAGCCTCGCTGGCGGCCGGGGACACGTCGGGAGCTACCCGCTGGTACGATTCCCTCTCCCGCGTGGAATCGCCGGAATGGCAGGCGCGCGGATTCCGCGCCACCGCCCGGATGGCCTGGCGTAGCGGACGCGGCGAGGACGCGGAGAAGGCGCTCTGGCGGGCGCTCGGATTGGAAGGGGGATCGGCGGAAGGACGCGGCGACCTGATGCTTTTGGCGAGGCTCTCCTTGGCCCGCGGCACCTGGAAACCGGTCGAGGCCCTGCTGGATTCCTTGCTCAAGGTCCGCCCGCGCGAAGCGGAAGCCCACTATTGGCTCGGCGAAATGGCGCTCAAGCGCGAGCAGGACGGCGTGGCGCTGGAACATTTCCAGCAGGCTTCCCGCCTGGCCCCCAAGCGGGTGGAGTTCGCGGAGGCGGTGGGCGCCGCTTATTTCGCCCGCGAAGAATGCGACGCGGCCATGAAGGCATTGCAACCGGTGCGCGCCCGCCTGGGCGTGGACGGCCTGGCCATCGTCGGCAATTGCCTTTTGGCGCAGGGTCGCGCGGGGGCGGCGGTCACCGAGCTCGGGAAACTCTACGCGGGTAAGCCTTCGGCGGCCAATCTCGCGGCCTATGCCCGGGCGCTCACGGCCTCCAAAAGGGCCGACCGGGCCGTTTCCGCCGTGGACGGTTCGCCCTATGCCGGCGATTTCGGGGTGCGCAAGGCCTGGGCGGAAGCCTACCTGGCCTTGGACCAGCCCGACAAGGCGAAAGGACTACTGGATCCGCCCCCGTCCGGGCAAGAAACCGACGCCGAAGCCCATTACCTGCTGGGCCGGGCCGAATACGCGGCCCGCGACTACGCCGCCGCAGGGAAAAGGTTAACCTCCGCGTTACAGTACCGCGCGGATTACCCGGAGGCCAAGTACCTGCAGGGCCTTTGCCTCCTTAAGCAAGGCCGGAGCGGCGAGGCCCACTTCTATTTCAAGGAACTGATGGATTCCGAAAAGCCCTCTTGGCGGGCCAAGGGCTTGTTGGGCCAAGGCCAGGCCTTCGCCCGGGAGGAGAAACCCGAGGCGGCCGAAGAGAACCTGCGCCGTTCCTTCCAGGCCGCGCCCGGCGCCGAAGCCGCCGCCCACCTGGCCCTGGTGCTCCTCAAGCTGGACAAGAACCAGGAGGCGGAGGAATGGGCCGCCAAGGCCCGTAAACTCGATCCCAGCGAACCCTTGGGCCTGATGGCCGCCGTGGACGGCTTGATCGCGGGGCATCGCGAGGCGGAGGCCGTCGCGCTGGCCCAGGCCGGCTTGGACGCGCATCCGGCTTCGTGCGATTTCATGGTGGTGGCCGCCAAGGCCCATTTGCGGGCCGGCCACGATGACCTGGCCGGCGATCTGAGCCGTAAGGCGACCGCCCGTTGCCCGGAAGAATCGGCGCCTTATTTTTTCCTTGGGACCTTGTCGGCGCGGGCGGGAACGGTGCCGGAGGCCCGCCGCCTATTCGCCGAGTACATCCGCACGGGAGGGGACGCCAAGCGGGTACCCGCCGCTTATCGCTGA
- a CDS encoding response regulator, which translates to MLANRKPTLLVVDDERSVRELICINLKAAGFEVFEAQSGREALLIATTPETNIDILISDIIMPHMNGRDLANRLSSIKPFLKVLFMSAYTAEILANFKLCPDGADFIRKPFTMAELTERISRVWAMSPKWKELVSKSS; encoded by the coding sequence TTGTTAGCCAATAGGAAGCCGACCCTGCTCGTCGTGGACGATGAACGGTCGGTCAGGGAACTTATCTGCATCAATTTGAAAGCCGCCGGTTTCGAAGTATTCGAGGCCCAGAGCGGACGCGAAGCCCTGCTCATAGCCACGACCCCCGAAACCAACATCGATATCCTGATTTCGGATATCATCATGCCTCACATGAATGGCCGCGATTTGGCGAACCGGCTCTCGTCCATAAAGCCATTCCTTAAAGTCCTCTTCATGTCGGCATATACGGCGGAAATCCTCGCGAATTTCAAGCTCTGCCCGGACGGCGCGGACTTCATCAGGAAGCCATTCACCATGGCGGAATTGACGGAACGGATTAGCCGGGTTTGGGCCATGAGCCCGAAGTGGAAAGAACTCGTTTCCAAGAGTTCCTAA
- a CDS encoding VOC family protein: protein MAAVNAYINFDGNCDKAFDFYKSVFGGDFQARMTFGEAPGMDVPPAQKNKLMHVALPIGKNTLLMGSDWSAQFGPMVRGNSFSLSVNADTQSEADKVFKALSDGGKVTMPIGVAFWGAYFGMCTDKFGINWMVNHEMKKA from the coding sequence ATGGCGGCAGTCAACGCGTACATCAACTTCGACGGCAATTGCGACAAGGCTTTCGACTTCTACAAGTCCGTTTTCGGCGGCGATTTCCAGGCCCGCATGACGTTCGGCGAGGCGCCCGGCATGGACGTGCCGCCCGCCCAGAAGAACAAGCTCATGCACGTGGCCCTGCCCATCGGCAAGAACACCCTCCTCATGGGCAGCGACTGGTCCGCGCAGTTCGGCCCCATGGTGCGCGGCAATTCCTTCTCCCTCTCGGTGAATGCCGATACCCAGTCCGAGGCCGACAAGGTGTTCAAGGCCCTGTCCGATGGCGGTAAGGTGACCATGCCCATCGGCGTGGCCTTCTGGGGCGCTTACTTCGGCATGTGCACCGACAAGTTCGGCATCAATTGGATGGTGAATCACGAAATGAAAAAGGCCTGA
- a CDS encoding polysaccharide deacetylase family protein has product MIRKASYAFLPLLGSMAIAGPITTVPWNGHTGAVSFTYDDARSSQIPTLLPQLDSLKIKATFFIAVTGTGGDFEARKADWIKVSKNGHELANHTKNHVNVPADPQAASIIQEMATYLRALDPGVQSVSFAYPNCNVNGKTGVGSEDFLARGCGGTRYAWGTQPADWMNIEGLILTPTSVASGISHVNGAKSGNTWAVTIVHDVKENPDSYSLTPADNLSMLKAGVSSGVWIDTYQNIGAYYRAHFTLDTVNATATSDGWKMAWTSPNPKLPKSINMRVKLSATPFGSAFTVQQNGVTIAPESDGSYVIDFMKLSLNVLKTTTGVASGAFLPSTLKARAVRNGIAFAGVIGEPEALVVDVRGSCVFQGKVSHGLVPLPMDRLQGVLFLTLSDRASGASVRATIGPVR; this is encoded by the coding sequence ATGATCAGAAAAGCCAGCTACGCATTTCTCCCTTTGCTCGGGTCCATGGCCATCGCAGGGCCCATCACCACCGTGCCTTGGAACGGGCATACCGGCGCGGTTAGCTTCACCTACGACGATGCCCGCTCCAGCCAAATCCCCACCCTCCTGCCGCAATTGGATTCCCTGAAGATCAAGGCGACCTTCTTCATCGCGGTGACCGGTACGGGCGGCGACTTCGAGGCGAGGAAGGCGGATTGGATCAAGGTCTCGAAGAACGGCCACGAGCTGGCGAACCATACCAAGAACCACGTGAACGTGCCCGCCGATCCCCAGGCCGCCAGCATCATCCAGGAAATGGCGACCTACCTGCGCGCCCTCGACCCGGGCGTTCAATCCGTCAGCTTCGCCTATCCCAATTGCAACGTGAACGGCAAGACCGGCGTGGGCTCGGAGGACTTCCTCGCGCGGGGATGCGGGGGAACCCGTTATGCCTGGGGCACCCAGCCTGCGGATTGGATGAACATCGAAGGCCTGATCCTGACTCCCACGAGCGTGGCCAGCGGGATCAGCCACGTCAACGGGGCCAAGTCCGGCAATACATGGGCCGTTACCATCGTGCATGACGTAAAAGAGAATCCGGATTCCTACAGCCTTACCCCCGCGGACAATCTGTCCATGCTCAAGGCCGGAGTTTCCAGCGGCGTCTGGATCGATACCTACCAGAACATCGGCGCTTACTACCGCGCGCATTTCACGTTGGATACGGTTAACGCGACCGCCACCTCCGATGGTTGGAAAATGGCCTGGACATCCCCCAACCCCAAGCTGCCGAAAAGCATCAATATGCGGGTGAAGCTCTCCGCGACCCCCTTCGGAAGCGCTTTCACCGTCCAGCAAAATGGCGTCACCATCGCCCCGGAGAGCGACGGTTCTTACGTCATCGATTTCATGAAGCTTTCCCTGAACGTGCTTAAGACCACTACTGGCGTGGCGTCGGGGGCGTTCTTGCCTTCCACCTTAAAGGCTCGGGCGGTCCGCAACGGGATCGCCTTCGCGGGGGTAATCGGCGAACCCGAAGCCCTGGTGGTGGACGTGCGGGGAAGCTGCGTATTCCAAGGTAAGGTGTCCCATGGCCTGGTACCTCTCCCGATGGACCGCTTGCAGGGAGTCCTTTTCCTGACCTTGTCCGATCGCGCCAGCGGCGCGTCGGTGCGCGCCACCATCGGACCGGTCCGTTGA
- a CDS encoding DUF3656 domain-containing protein, with translation MPAKTPEILSPVGDMEMCRAAVHNGADAVYVGFPGFNARGRTVDHSWDELDALIAFCHAHQVKVFLALNILLFEKELRDLLEALPRALQAGADAFIVQDIGLARLLRHLCPEQALHASTQMTVTSSEAIALTADLGLARYVLGREVSVKEMGLIRAATDKELEVFVHGALCVAYSGQCLTSEGFGGRSANRGQCAQSCRMEYDLLVDGEKRDLGDRKYLVSPKDLCGLDEVTALTELGIDSFKIEGRLKTPQYVAATASAYRRAIAATQLSGLDGSSADGPGAEAPTPDEIAALQVTYSRGFFSGWLGGVDHQRLVDGRYGAHRGLEIGTVLGRGQSSLRLPAAHPLQPGDGLFFADPSGKEGRTWGGRIFSVTPCRSAGAEAVDVGFANDFPVGEIPVGAPCWLNDSPSLEKALRQSYSDKSRWKTVPISMGVQGRPGEALAFTAGDSLGHAGIGRSEALLSPARSAAAALTREKASVEAAALSGSGFRLQNFAYDLPEGLFLPDKELRKARQAAVADLQARRAQRPARVLRDAAEAVTWMECEALEGLRRAPPLADAERPRLNLLIREPASLEALRGMPVDTVYLDFEHGKDYKPSLARVRELGFRAGIATTRILKPAEHHNLKVIEALAPDAVLVRNLGALHWLAGKGLHLAGDFSLNASNSLSAAWLLGKGLSTFCPSYDLNQWQLTDLIDALAADDPAAPRRLEITVHQYLPSFHMEHCVFAAFLSQGSSFRDCGKPCESHRVELRDHTGATHPLKADQECRNTMFNGRPQSAAKLVPGLLAKGVRRFRVEALYEDADALRAKVEAYAALIDGAADAGGVFARLGVAEKYGVMEGQLRNSAVHQDRKKGR, from the coding sequence ATGCCCGCAAAGACCCCCGAAATCCTCTCCCCCGTGGGGGACATGGAAATGTGCCGGGCCGCCGTCCACAACGGCGCCGATGCCGTGTACGTGGGCTTCCCGGGTTTCAATGCCCGCGGCCGGACCGTCGATCACTCTTGGGACGAATTGGACGCCTTGATCGCCTTTTGCCATGCCCATCAGGTTAAGGTTTTCCTGGCCCTCAACATCCTGCTGTTCGAGAAGGAATTGCGCGATTTGCTGGAAGCCCTGCCGCGCGCCCTCCAGGCCGGCGCCGACGCCTTCATCGTGCAGGATATCGGCTTGGCGCGGCTGCTGCGCCATCTCTGCCCGGAACAAGCCCTGCACGCCTCCACCCAGATGACGGTAACCAGCTCGGAGGCCATCGCGCTCACGGCCGACCTGGGATTGGCGCGCTACGTGTTGGGCCGCGAAGTATCCGTTAAGGAGATGGGGCTCATCCGCGCGGCGACGGACAAGGAGCTGGAAGTTTTCGTGCACGGCGCGCTCTGCGTCGCGTACTCGGGGCAATGCCTGACCAGCGAAGGCTTCGGAGGCCGATCGGCCAATCGCGGCCAATGCGCCCAATCCTGCCGCATGGAATACGATCTCCTCGTCGACGGGGAAAAGCGGGATCTCGGCGACCGCAAATACCTGGTCTCACCCAAGGACTTGTGCGGCCTGGACGAGGTAACAGCCCTGACGGAGCTGGGGATCGACTCCTTCAAAATCGAAGGCCGCCTCAAGACCCCGCAGTACGTGGCCGCCACGGCCTCCGCCTACCGCCGCGCTATCGCCGCGACTCAATTGTCGGGGTTGGATGGATCAAGTGCTGATGGGCCAGGCGCCGAGGCACCGACGCCGGATGAGATCGCCGCCCTGCAAGTCACCTATTCCCGCGGGTTCTTCAGCGGTTGGCTGGGCGGAGTCGATCATCAACGCCTGGTGGACGGTCGCTATGGCGCGCATCGCGGCCTGGAAATCGGGACCGTATTGGGCCGGGGCCAGAGCAGCCTGCGCCTCCCTGCCGCCCATCCTTTGCAGCCAGGCGACGGCCTGTTCTTCGCCGATCCTTCCGGGAAGGAAGGGCGAACCTGGGGCGGGCGTATCTTCTCGGTTACCCCATGCCGGTCCGCCGGCGCCGAGGCCGTCGACGTGGGCTTCGCCAACGATTTCCCCGTCGGGGAGATCCCCGTCGGCGCCCCTTGCTGGCTCAACGATTCGCCCTCGCTGGAAAAGGCCCTGCGCCAAAGCTATTCCGATAAATCCCGATGGAAGACCGTTCCGATTTCGATGGGCGTCCAAGGCCGCCCCGGGGAAGCCTTGGCTTTCACCGCCGGCGATTCCCTGGGCCATGCCGGGATCGGCCGTTCGGAAGCCCTCCTCTCCCCCGCCCGTTCCGCCGCCGCCGCGCTAACCCGGGAGAAGGCCTCCGTCGAGGCCGCGGCGCTCTCGGGCTCGGGCTTCCGCCTGCAAAACTTCGCCTATGACCTTCCCGAGGGCCTGTTCCTGCCGGATAAGGAGTTGCGCAAGGCGCGCCAGGCCGCCGTGGCGGATTTGCAGGCGCGCCGCGCCCAGCGGCCCGCGCGCGTACTGCGCGATGCCGCGGAGGCCGTGACCTGGATGGAATGCGAGGCCCTGGAAGGATTGCGGCGCGCGCCCCCTTTGGCCGACGCGGAACGTCCGCGCCTGAATTTGCTGATCCGGGAGCCGGCCAGCCTGGAAGCATTGCGCGGAATGCCGGTGGATACGGTCTACCTCGATTTCGAGCACGGGAAGGATTACAAACCATCGCTCGCCCGCGTGAGGGAGCTGGGATTCCGGGCCGGCATCGCGACCACCCGCATCCTCAAGCCCGCGGAGCATCATAACCTGAAGGTCATCGAGGCCCTGGCGCCGGACGCGGTCCTGGTCCGCAACCTGGGCGCCTTGCATTGGCTGGCGGGCAAGGGCCTCCACTTGGCGGGCGATTTCAGCCTGAACGCCAGCAATTCGCTTTCCGCCGCCTGGCTGCTGGGCAAGGGACTTTCCACCTTTTGCCCCTCTTACGATCTGAACCAATGGCAATTGACCGACCTCATCGACGCTTTGGCGGCCGACGATCCGGCCGCGCCGCGGCGGTTGGAAATCACGGTACACCAGTACTTGCCCAGCTTCCACATGGAGCATTGCGTCTTCGCCGCCTTCCTGAGCCAGGGTTCCAGCTTCAGGGATTGCGGAAAGCCCTGCGAAAGCCATCGCGTCGAGCTCCGCGATCATACCGGCGCCACCCACCCCCTGAAGGCCGATCAGGAATGCCGTAACACCATGTTTAATGGTCGGCCGCAAAGCGCGGCCAAGCTGGTGCCCGGCCTTTTGGCCAAAGGCGTACGCCGTTTCCGCGTCGAGGCCTTATACGAGGATGCGGACGCCCTGCGGGCCAAGGTGGAGGCCTATGCGGCCCTGATCGATGGCGCGGCCGATGCGGGCGGCGTTTTCGCCCGCCTGGGCGTGGCGGAGAAGTACGGGGTGATGGAAGGGCAACTGCGCAACTCCGCGGTACACCAGGACAGGAAGAAGGGACGCTAG